One segment of Enterobacter ludwigii DNA contains the following:
- a CDS encoding YjjI family glycine radical enzyme codes for MSHASPHALQQRCQQIVTSPVLTPEQKRHFLALEAENHLPYPALPQAARTALEEGFICDMFEGHAPYKPRYVLPDYARFLANGSAWLELEGAKDLDDALSLLTILYHHVPSVTSMPVFLGHLDALLQPYVNILTQEEIDSRIKRFWRYLDRTLPDAFMHANIGPADTPVTRAILRADAELKQVAPNLTFIYDPDITPDSLLLRVAENLCECSKPHISNGPVNDKIFTKSRYGIVSCYNSLPLAGGGSTLVRLNLKAIAEHSDSPEDFFSRTLPHYCQQQLAVINARCEFLYQKSGFFENSFLVKEGLIDPDRFVPMFGMYGLAEAVNVLCEKAGSPGRYGKDDQANALGYRISEQLAAFVESTPVKYGWKQRAMLHAQSGISSDIGTTPGARLPYGEEPDPISHLLSVAPHHKHYHAGISDILTLDETVKRNPQAVVQLCLGAFNAGMREFTANVAGNDLVRVTGYMVRLSDLEKYRETGSRTNTTWLGEEAARHTRILERQPRVISHEQQMRFS; via the coding sequence ATGTCCCACGCCAGCCCTCACGCACTGCAACAACGTTGCCAGCAAATTGTGACAAGCCCGGTATTGACCCCCGAGCAAAAACGTCATTTTCTGGCGCTGGAAGCGGAGAACCATCTTCCCTACCCCGCGCTGCCTCAGGCCGCTCGCACCGCGCTGGAAGAGGGATTTATCTGCGACATGTTCGAAGGCCATGCGCCTTATAAACCGCGCTATGTTCTGCCTGATTACGCCAGATTCCTCGCCAACGGCTCGGCATGGCTGGAACTGGAAGGGGCAAAGGATCTGGATGACGCGCTCTCACTGCTGACCATCCTGTACCACCATGTTCCTTCTGTCACATCGATGCCGGTCTTCCTCGGTCATCTTGATGCATTACTGCAACCGTATGTTAATATTCTAACACAAGAAGAAATCGATAGCCGAATAAAACGTTTCTGGCGCTATCTCGACAGAACGCTTCCGGATGCGTTTATGCATGCCAATATTGGTCCGGCGGACACGCCCGTTACCCGCGCGATTTTACGCGCTGATGCAGAGCTGAAGCAGGTCGCACCGAATCTGACCTTTATTTATGATCCCGATATCACGCCAGACTCGCTGCTGCTCAGGGTGGCCGAAAACCTCTGTGAATGCAGCAAACCCCATATTTCTAACGGCCCGGTGAATGATAAAATTTTCACAAAAAGCCGTTATGGTATCGTGAGTTGTTACAACTCCCTGCCGCTGGCAGGCGGTGGCAGCACGCTGGTGCGCCTGAACCTGAAGGCCATTGCCGAACACAGCGACTCGCCCGAAGACTTTTTTAGCCGTACGTTGCCCCACTACTGCCAGCAGCAACTGGCCGTCATCAATGCCCGCTGCGAGTTCCTGTATCAAAAATCCGGCTTCTTTGAGAATAGCTTCCTCGTCAAAGAGGGGCTGATTGATCCCGACCGCTTTGTGCCGATGTTCGGCATGTATGGCCTGGCCGAAGCGGTGAACGTGCTGTGTGAGAAAGCGGGTTCACCGGGCCGTTACGGTAAAGACGACCAGGCCAACGCGCTGGGGTATCGGATCAGCGAACAGCTCGCGGCGTTTGTTGAAAGCACACCGGTAAAATACGGCTGGAAACAGCGTGCGATGCTGCATGCCCAGTCCGGAATAAGCTCTGATATCGGTACGACGCCGGGCGCGCGGTTGCCTTACGGGGAGGAGCCGGACCCGATTAGCCACCTGCTGAGCGTGGCGCCACACCACAAGCACTATCACGCCGGGATTAGCGACATCCTGACGCTGGACGAGACGGTCAAACGCAACCCGCAGGCCGTGGTGCAACTGTGTCTGGGTGCGTTCAACGCGGGAATGCGGGAGTTCACCGCCAACGTGGCCGGTAACGATCTGGTACGCGTGACCGGATATATGGTGCGGTTGTCCGACCTGGAGAAATACCGTGAAACAGGGTCACGCACTAACACCACCTGGCTTGGAGAAGAAGCCGCCCGACACACCCGCATCCTGGAGCGCCAGCCACGCGTGATAAGCCATGAACAGCAGATGCGCTTTAGTTAG
- a CDS encoding YjjW family glycine radical enzyme activase: MNSRCALVSQVIPFSCVDGPGSRLALFLQGCNLRCKTCHNPWTIGRCNDCGDCVPHCPHDALNIQAGRVWWQESQCQQCDTCLQLCQQQATPMAHRFSVDEILTQLSKSAPFIEGITVSGGEATTQLPFLVALFTAIKADPALQHLTCLVDSNGLLGETGWQKLLPVFDGAMVDLKAWGNEHHRFLTGRENPQIKHSIRWLAHHQRLAELRLLVIPEQCDYLEHLKALTAFIHALGNVPVRINAFHAHGVYGEAASWRSATPEDIEPLARALEQQQIVVIRPALYL, encoded by the coding sequence ATGAACAGCAGATGCGCTTTAGTTAGTCAGGTGATCCCCTTCTCCTGCGTGGACGGGCCGGGCAGCCGCCTGGCTCTGTTTCTCCAGGGGTGCAACCTGCGCTGCAAAACCTGCCACAATCCGTGGACCATCGGACGCTGCAACGACTGCGGCGACTGCGTACCCCACTGTCCGCACGATGCGCTGAACATACAGGCCGGGCGGGTCTGGTGGCAGGAGAGTCAGTGTCAGCAGTGTGATACCTGCCTGCAGTTGTGCCAGCAGCAGGCAACGCCAATGGCGCACCGTTTTAGCGTCGACGAGATCCTCACTCAGCTCTCTAAATCCGCACCCTTTATTGAAGGTATTACCGTGAGCGGCGGTGAAGCGACAACGCAGCTACCGTTCCTGGTGGCGCTCTTCACGGCGATCAAAGCCGATCCCGCCCTGCAACACCTGACGTGCCTGGTGGACAGCAACGGTCTGTTAGGGGAAACCGGCTGGCAAAAACTGCTGCCGGTATTCGACGGGGCAATGGTGGATTTGAAGGCCTGGGGGAACGAACACCATCGCTTCCTGACCGGACGCGAAAATCCGCAGATTAAGCACAGTATCCGCTGGCTGGCACACCACCAGCGGCTGGCGGAACTGCGATTACTGGTGATCCCGGAGCAGTGTGATTATCTGGAGCATCTCAAAGCACTGACGGCGTTTATCCACGCGTTGGGCAATGTCCCGGTACGCATTAACGCCTTTCATGCTCACGGCGTTTACGGTGAGGCGGCGTCCTGGCGCAGCGCCACGCCAGAAGATATTGAGCCGCTGGCGCGGGCGCTGGAACAACAGCAGATTGTGGTAATCCGACCGGCGCTTTATCTATAG
- the osmY gene encoding molecular chaperone OsmY: MNMTRLKISKTLLAVTLGSILVSGSALAETSTMDKAQSTADTAGQKIDSSMNKVGNFMDDSSITAKVKAALVDDEAIKSTDISVKTDKKVVTLSGFVESQAQAEQAVKVAKGVEGVASVSDKLHVRDSKNASVKGYAGDAATTSEIKAKLLADDIVPSRKVKVETTDGVVQLSGTVDSQAQSERAESIAKAIDGVKSVKNDLKTK, from the coding sequence ATGAATATGACAAGACTGAAGATTTCTAAAACTCTGCTGGCTGTGACACTGGGTAGCATCCTGGTAAGTGGTTCTGCTCTGGCTGAAACCAGCACTATGGATAAAGCGCAGTCCACCGCCGATACCGCAGGGCAAAAAATCGATAGCTCTATGAATAAAGTCGGTAATTTCATGGATGACAGCTCAATCACAGCAAAAGTGAAAGCCGCACTGGTGGATGATGAAGCTATCAAGAGCACCGATATTTCCGTTAAAACTGACAAGAAAGTTGTCACCCTGAGTGGTTTTGTAGAAAGCCAGGCCCAGGCCGAACAGGCGGTAAAAGTGGCGAAGGGTGTTGAAGGTGTAGCGTCCGTGAGCGACAAACTGCACGTTCGGGACAGCAAAAACGCGTCGGTGAAAGGGTATGCCGGAGATGCAGCCACCACCAGCGAAATCAAAGCTAAACTTTTAGCAGATGACATCGTGCCATCTCGTAAAGTGAAAGTGGAAACCACCGATGGCGTGGTTCAGCTTTCCGGTACGGTCGATTCTCAGGCGCAAAGTGAGCGCGCCGAGTCCATCGCGAAAGCGATCGATGGTGTTAAAAGCGTTAAAAACGATCTGAAAACGAAGTAA
- a CDS encoding DUF1328 domain-containing protein codes for MFRWGIIFLVIALIAAALGFGGLAGTAAWAAKIVFVVGIILFLVSLFTGRRRP; via the coding sequence ATGTTTCGTTGGGGCATTATATTTCTGGTTATCGCGTTAATTGCCGCCGCATTGGGCTTTGGTGGTCTGGCAGGTACAGCGGCATGGGCAGCAAAAATTGTCTTTGTCGTGGGTATTATTCTGTTCCTGGTCAGCCTGTTTACGGGTCGTCGACGTCCGTAG
- a CDS encoding patatin-like phospholipase family protein, translating to MGQRIPVTLGNIAPLALKPFRAGPLALVCEGGGQRGIFTAGVLDEFMRAQFNPFDLYFGTSAGAQNLSAYVCNQPGYARKVIMRYTTAKEFFNPVRFVRGGNLIDLDWLLDSTSSQMPLAMDTAARLFDSGKEFWMCASRGDDYTPGYFSPQKENWLDIIRASSAIPGFYRSGALLDGISYLDGGISDAVPVQEAARRGANTIVVIRTVPSQMYYTPQWFKRMERWLGDSSLQHLVNIAKQHETTYGAMQRFIEKPPGKLRIFEIYPPKPLVSMALGSRVPALRTDYKTGRLCGRYFLATIGKLLAEQPPIHRHKAIITPPAVVANDALAMPLVDAPQANDALLDNEDLA from the coding sequence GTGGGGCAACGAATTCCCGTTACGCTCGGCAATATTGCGCCGCTGGCGTTAAAGCCGTTTCGCGCAGGCCCGCTTGCGCTGGTGTGTGAAGGTGGCGGACAGCGCGGCATTTTTACGGCCGGTGTGCTGGACGAGTTTATGCGCGCGCAATTCAACCCGTTTGACCTGTACTTCGGGACCTCTGCCGGGGCGCAAAACCTCTCTGCTTATGTCTGTAACCAGCCCGGCTACGCGCGAAAAGTGATCATGCGCTACACCACGGCGAAAGAATTTTTCAACCCGGTGCGCTTTGTGCGCGGCGGGAATTTGATTGACCTCGACTGGCTGCTGGATTCGACCTCAAGCCAGATGCCGCTGGCAATGGATACGGCGGCGCGCCTGTTCGACAGCGGAAAAGAGTTCTGGATGTGCGCCAGCCGTGGTGATGACTACACGCCGGGGTATTTCTCTCCTCAAAAAGAGAACTGGCTGGATATCATTCGCGCCTCCAGCGCCATTCCCGGTTTCTATCGTTCCGGCGCGCTGCTGGACGGCATCAGCTATCTGGACGGCGGCATCAGTGACGCGGTGCCGGTACAGGAAGCTGCGCGACGCGGGGCAAACACCATTGTGGTGATCCGCACCGTCCCGTCGCAAATGTACTATACCCCGCAGTGGTTTAAACGCATGGAGCGCTGGTTAGGCGACAGCAGCCTGCAACATCTGGTCAATATCGCGAAGCAGCATGAAACGACCTACGGCGCCATGCAGCGCTTTATTGAAAAACCGCCGGGTAAGCTGCGTATATTTGAAATTTACCCGCCCAAACCGCTGGTCAGCATGGCGCTGGGCAGCCGCGTTCCTGCGCTGCGTACCGATTACAAAACGGGGCGCCTGTGCGGGCGTTACTTCCTGGCGACAATAGGCAAACTGCTGGCTGAACAACCGCCTATACATCGTCATAAAGCCATTATTACCCCACCGGCAGTGGTGGCGAATGATGCGCTGGCGATGCCACTGGTGGATGCTCCGCAGGCGAATGACGCATTGTTAGATAATGAGGATCTGGCGTGA
- the deoD gene encoding purine-nucleoside phosphorylase, with protein MATPHINAEMGDFADVVLMPGDPLRAKHIAETFLEDVREVNNVRGMLGFTGTYKGRKISVMGHGMGIPSCSIYTKELITDFGVKKIIRVGSCGAVRMDVKLRDVVIGMGACTDSKVNRMRFKDHDFAAIADFGMVRNAVDAAKALGVDARVGNLFSADLFYAPDGGEMFDVMEKYGILGVEMEAAGIYGVAAEFGAKALTICTVSDHIRTHEQTTAAERQTTFNDMIKIALESVLLGDKE; from the coding sequence ATGGCAACTCCTCACATTAATGCCGAAATGGGTGATTTCGCTGACGTCGTATTGATGCCGGGCGACCCGCTGCGCGCGAAGCACATTGCAGAAACTTTCCTCGAAGACGTGCGTGAAGTGAACAACGTTCGCGGCATGCTGGGCTTCACCGGTACGTACAAAGGCCGCAAAATCTCCGTGATGGGTCACGGTATGGGTATCCCATCCTGCTCCATCTACACTAAAGAGCTGATCACCGATTTCGGCGTGAAGAAAATCATTCGCGTAGGCTCCTGCGGTGCAGTACGTATGGACGTTAAGCTGCGTGATGTGGTTATCGGCATGGGCGCGTGTACGGACTCTAAAGTTAACCGTATGCGTTTCAAAGACCACGACTTTGCCGCCATCGCTGACTTCGGCATGGTGCGTAACGCGGTTGACGCCGCAAAAGCGCTGGGCGTAGACGCACGCGTGGGTAACCTGTTCTCTGCTGATCTGTTCTATGCACCAGACGGCGGCGAGATGTTTGACGTGATGGAAAAGTACGGCATCCTGGGTGTGGAAATGGAAGCTGCAGGGATCTACGGTGTCGCGGCTGAGTTTGGCGCGAAAGCACTGACCATCTGCACCGTGTCTGACCATATCCGTACGCACGAGCAGACGACCGCTGCTGAGCGTCAGACCACCTTCAACGACATGATCAAAATCGCGCTGGAATCCGTTCTGCTGGGCGACAAAGAGTAA
- a CDS encoding TatD family hydrolase codes for MTYRFIDTHCHFDFPPFTGDEEQSITRAAQAGVEAIIVPAVEAAYFERVLDLSRRHQALYAALGLHPIVIEHHLDEHIDALDAIVQTAGDKLVAIGEIGLDLYRDDPQFARQQTILDAQLRLAKRHDLPVILHSRRTHDKLAMHLKRIDLPRRGVVHGFSGSLQQAQRFIALGYKIGVGGTITYPRASKTRDVMAQLPLEALLLETDAPDMPLSGFQGQPNRPEQAARVFDTLCELREEPEEVIAHALLENTRAVFGITL; via the coding sequence GTGACGTACCGGTTTATCGATACCCACTGTCATTTTGATTTTCCACCGTTTACGGGGGATGAAGAGCAAAGCATCACGCGAGCTGCACAAGCCGGCGTAGAGGCGATAATTGTGCCGGCGGTTGAAGCGGCATACTTTGAGCGGGTACTGGATCTCTCAAGGCGACACCAGGCGCTGTACGCCGCGCTCGGCCTGCATCCCATTGTGATTGAACACCATCTTGATGAGCATATCGACGCGCTGGACGCCATTGTGCAGACGGCTGGCGACAAACTTGTCGCCATCGGTGAGATCGGCCTCGATCTCTATCGCGACGATCCGCAGTTTGCGCGCCAGCAGACGATCCTTGATGCGCAGCTGCGTCTGGCGAAGCGCCACGATCTGCCGGTGATCCTTCACTCCCGTCGAACCCATGACAAACTGGCAATGCATCTGAAGCGTATCGATCTTCCGCGAAGGGGCGTTGTGCACGGTTTTTCAGGGAGCCTGCAGCAGGCGCAGCGCTTTATTGCGCTGGGCTATAAAATTGGCGTCGGGGGTACCATCACCTATCCACGCGCCAGTAAAACCCGCGATGTGATGGCGCAGCTGCCGCTCGAAGCATTATTACTGGAAACCGACGCACCGGATATGCCGCTCAGCGGTTTTCAGGGGCAGCCAAATCGCCCGGAGCAGGCCGCTCGGGTCTTTGACACGCTCTGTGAGTTGCGCGAGGAGCCGGAAGAGGTGATTGCGCATGCCCTGCTGGAGAATACCCGCGCGGTATTTGGTATCACGCTATAG
- the deoB gene encoding phosphopentomutase yields MKRAFIMVLDSFGIGATEDAERFGDVGSDTMGHIAEACAKGEADNGRKGPLTLPNLTRLGLVKAHEGSTGKIAAGMDGNAEVVGAYAWAHELSSGKDTPSGHWEIAGVPVLFDWGYFSDHENSFPQELLDKLVKRANLPGYLGNCHSSGTVILDELGEEHMKTGKPIFYTSADSVFQIACHEETFGLDKLYELCEIAREELTEGGYNIGRVIARPFIGDKAGNFQRTGNRHDLAVEPPAPTVLQKLVDEKDGHVVSVGKIADIYANCGITKKVKATGLDALFDATIKEMKEAGDKTIVFTNFVDFDSSWGHRRDVAGYAAGLELFDRRLPELMELVGEDDILILTADHGCDPTWTGTDHTREHIPVLVYGPKVKPGSLGHRETFADIGQTIAKYFGTSDMEYGKAMF; encoded by the coding sequence ATGAAACGTGCATTTATTATGGTGCTGGACTCATTCGGCATCGGCGCAACCGAAGATGCAGAACGTTTTGGTGACGTGGGTTCCGATACCATGGGTCACATCGCTGAAGCCTGTGCGAAAGGCGAAGCGGACAACGGTCGTAAAGGCCCTCTGACTCTGCCAAACCTGACCCGTCTGGGTCTGGTGAAAGCCCATGAAGGTTCTACCGGTAAAATTGCAGCCGGTATGGACGGCAATGCGGAAGTGGTAGGCGCGTACGCCTGGGCGCACGAGCTCTCTTCCGGTAAAGATACCCCGTCTGGCCACTGGGAAATCGCCGGCGTGCCGGTTCTCTTCGACTGGGGGTACTTCTCCGATCACGAGAACAGCTTCCCGCAGGAGCTGCTGGACAAGCTGGTTAAGCGTGCCAATCTGCCGGGCTACCTCGGTAACTGCCACTCTTCCGGTACCGTGATTCTGGACGAACTCGGTGAAGAGCACATGAAAACCGGCAAGCCGATTTTCTACACCTCTGCCGACTCCGTGTTCCAGATTGCCTGCCACGAAGAGACCTTTGGCCTGGATAAGCTTTACGAGCTGTGCGAAATCGCACGTGAAGAGCTGACCGAAGGCGGCTATAACATCGGTCGCGTGATTGCACGTCCGTTTATCGGTGATAAAGCGGGTAACTTCCAGCGCACCGGTAACCGTCATGACCTGGCCGTTGAGCCACCGGCACCGACCGTACTGCAGAAGCTGGTTGACGAGAAAGACGGCCACGTGGTGTCCGTGGGGAAAATTGCAGACATCTATGCCAACTGCGGTATCACCAAAAAAGTGAAAGCCACCGGTCTGGATGCGCTGTTTGACGCCACCATCAAAGAGATGAAAGAAGCGGGTGACAAGACTATCGTCTTCACCAACTTCGTGGACTTCGACTCCTCCTGGGGCCACCGTCGTGACGTGGCCGGTTATGCCGCGGGACTGGAACTGTTTGACCGCCGTCTGCCGGAGCTGATGGAGCTGGTGGGTGAAGATGACATTCTGATCCTGACCGCCGACCACGGCTGCGACCCAACCTGGACCGGTACCGACCACACACGCGAGCACATTCCTGTGCTGGTGTACGGCCCGAAAGTGAAACCTGGTTCACTGGGCCACCGTGAAACCTTCGCCGATATCGGTCAGACTATTGCGAAATACTTTGGTACGTCCGACATGGAATATGGCAAGGCCATGTTCTAA
- the prfC gene encoding peptide chain release factor 3, with product MTLSPYLQEVARRRTFAIISHPDAGKTTITEKVLLFGQAIQTAGTVKGRGSNQHAKSDWMEMEKQRGISITTSVMQFPYHDCLVNLLDTPGHEDFSEDTYRTLTAVDCCLMVIDAAKGVEDRTRKLMEVTRLRDTPILTFMNKLDRDIRDPMELMDEVENELKIACAPITWPIGCGKLFKGVYHLYKDETYLYQTGKGHTIQEVRIVKGLDNPELDAAVGEELAAQLRDELELVQGASHEFDRELFLSGEITPVFFGTALGNFGVDHMLDGLVEWAPQPMSRKTDTREVEAKEEKFTGFVFKIQANMDPKHRDRVAFMRVVSGKYEKGMKLRQVRIGKDVVISDALTFMAGDRSHVEEAYPGDIIGLHNHGTIQIGDTFTQGEMMKFTGIPNFAPELFRRIRLRDPLKQKQLLKGLVQLSEEGAVQVFRPIANNDLIVGAVGVLQFDVVVARLKSEYNVEAIYESVNVATARWVECSDVKKFEEFKRKNEVQLALDGGDNLTYIAPTMVNLNLTQERYPDVQFRKTREH from the coding sequence ATGACGTTGTCTCCTTATCTGCAAGAGGTGGCCAGGCGCCGTACTTTTGCCATTATCTCTCACCCGGATGCCGGTAAAACGACCATCACCGAGAAGGTGTTGCTGTTCGGACAGGCGATTCAGACTGCGGGTACCGTAAAAGGCCGTGGTTCCAACCAGCATGCAAAATCTGACTGGATGGAGATGGAAAAGCAGCGTGGTATTTCCATTACCACCTCCGTGATGCAGTTCCCGTATCATGATTGCCTGGTCAACCTGCTGGATACCCCAGGGCACGAAGACTTCTCGGAAGATACCTACCGTACGCTGACGGCGGTGGACTGCTGTCTGATGGTCATCGACGCCGCGAAAGGGGTAGAAGATCGTACCCGTAAGCTGATGGAAGTTACCCGTCTGCGTGATACGCCGATCCTCACCTTTATGAACAAACTCGACCGTGACATCCGCGACCCGATGGAGCTGATGGATGAAGTGGAAAACGAGCTGAAAATTGCCTGTGCGCCTATCACCTGGCCCATTGGCTGCGGCAAGCTGTTCAAGGGTGTCTATCACCTTTATAAAGACGAAACCTATCTTTACCAGACCGGCAAAGGCCATACCATTCAGGAAGTCCGTATCGTAAAAGGTCTGGATAACCCGGAGCTGGATGCGGCTGTGGGTGAAGAGCTGGCCGCGCAGCTGCGTGACGAGCTGGAGCTGGTTCAAGGTGCATCTCACGAATTCGACAGAGAGCTGTTCCTGAGCGGTGAAATCACCCCGGTCTTCTTTGGTACCGCGCTGGGTAACTTCGGCGTTGACCATATGCTTGATGGCCTGGTGGAGTGGGCGCCACAACCGATGTCACGTAAAACTGACACCCGTGAAGTGGAAGCGAAAGAAGAGAAGTTCACCGGTTTCGTCTTTAAAATTCAGGCCAACATGGACCCGAAACACCGTGACCGCGTCGCCTTTATGCGCGTGGTGTCCGGTAAGTATGAAAAGGGCATGAAGCTGCGTCAGGTACGTATCGGTAAAGATGTGGTGATCTCCGACGCGCTGACCTTTATGGCGGGCGACCGTTCGCACGTTGAAGAAGCCTATCCGGGCGACATCATCGGTCTGCACAACCACGGTACGATTCAGATCGGCGATACCTTCACCCAGGGTGAAATGATGAAGTTCACCGGTATTCCGAACTTCGCACCGGAACTGTTCCGTCGTATTCGCCTGCGCGATCCGCTGAAACAGAAACAGCTGCTGAAAGGGCTGGTTCAGCTTTCCGAAGAGGGCGCAGTCCAGGTGTTCCGCCCAATCGCTAACAACGATCTGATCGTAGGCGCTGTCGGTGTGCTGCAGTTCGACGTGGTCGTTGCGCGTCTGAAGAGCGAGTACAACGTGGAAGCGATCTATGAATCGGTTAACGTGGCGACCGCGCGCTGGGTAGAGTGTTCTGACGTGAAGAAATTCGAAGAATTTAAACGTAAGAACGAAGTGCAGCTGGCACTGGATGGCGGTGATAACCTGACGTATATCGCTCCAACCATGGTAAACCTGAACCTGACTCAGGAACGTTATCCTGATGTCCAGTTCCGCAAAACGCGCGAACACTGA
- the deoC gene encoding deoxyribose-phosphate aldolase, with the protein MTDLTASSLRALKLMDLTTLNDDDTNEKVIALCHQAKTPVGNTAAVCIYPRFIPIARKTLKEQGTPDVRIATVTNFPHGNDDIEIALAETRAAIAYGADEVDVVFPYRALIAGNEQVGFDLVKACKDACAAANVLLKVIIETGELKEEALIRKASEISINAGADFIKTSTGKVPVNATPESARIMMEVIRDMGVEKTVGFKPAGGVRTAEDAQQFLAIADELFGPAWADSRHYRFGASSLLASLLKALGHGDGKSASSY; encoded by the coding sequence ATGACCGATTTAACTGCAAGCAGCCTGCGCGCGTTGAAACTGATGGACCTGACCACCCTGAATGATGACGACACCAATGAGAAAGTCATCGCCCTGTGCCATCAGGCGAAAACGCCCGTCGGGAACACTGCAGCCGTCTGTATCTACCCGCGCTTTATCCCCATTGCCCGTAAGACGCTGAAAGAGCAGGGCACGCCGGATGTACGCATTGCAACCGTGACTAACTTCCCGCACGGCAATGACGACATCGAGATTGCGCTGGCTGAAACCCGCGCGGCCATCGCGTACGGTGCTGACGAAGTGGACGTGGTATTCCCGTACCGTGCGCTGATCGCCGGTAACGAGCAGGTTGGTTTTGACCTGGTGAAAGCGTGTAAAGACGCTTGTGCTGCGGCAAACGTGCTGCTGAAAGTGATCATCGAAACCGGTGAGCTGAAAGAAGAAGCGCTGATCCGTAAAGCGTCTGAAATCTCCATCAACGCGGGTGCGGATTTCATCAAAACCTCTACCGGTAAAGTGCCGGTGAACGCAACGCCGGAAAGCGCGCGCATCATGATGGAAGTGATCCGTGATATGGGCGTGGAAAAAACCGTAGGCTTCAAACCTGCGGGCGGCGTGCGCACGGCTGAAGATGCGCAGCAGTTCCTGGCGATTGCCGACGAACTGTTTGGCCCGGCGTGGGCGGATTCCCGTCACTATCGCTTTGGTGCATCCAGCCTGCTGGCGAGCCTGCTGAAAGCGCTGGGTCACGGCGACGGTAAGAGCGCAAGCAGCTACTGA
- the deoA gene encoding thymidine phosphorylase, whose translation MFLAQEIIRKKRDGHALSDEEIRFFINGIRDNTISEGQIAALAMTIFFHDMSMPERVSLTMAMRDSGTVLDWKSLNLNGPIVDKHSTGGVGDVTSLMLGPMVAACGGYIPMISGRGLGHTGGTLDKLEAIPGFDIFPDDHRFRDIIKDVGVAIIGQTSSLAPADKRFYATRDITATVDSIPLITASILAKKLAEGLDALVMDVKVGSGAFMPTYELSAALAEAIVGVSNGAGVRTTALLTDMNQVLASSAGNAVEVREAVQFLTGEYRNPRLLDVTMALCVEMLISGKLASDDADARAKLQAVLDNGKAAEIFGRMVAAQKGPTDFVEHYAKYLPTATLSKAVYADTEGFVSAMDTRALGMAVVSMGGGRRQASDTIDYSVGFTDMARLGDSVDGQRPLAVIHAKDEASWQEAAKAVKAAITLDDKAPQSTPTVYRRITE comes from the coding sequence GTGTTTCTCGCACAAGAAATTATTCGTAAAAAACGTGATGGTCATGCATTAAGCGACGAAGAGATCCGCTTCTTTATCAATGGCATTCGTGATAACACCATCTCTGAAGGGCAGATTGCTGCTCTGGCGATGACCATTTTCTTCCACGATATGTCGATGCCTGAGCGTGTATCGCTGACCATGGCGATGCGAGATTCAGGAACCGTTCTGGACTGGAAAAGCCTTAACCTCAACGGCCCGATTGTGGATAAACACTCAACCGGCGGTGTAGGTGACGTGACGTCGCTGATGCTGGGCCCAATGGTGGCGGCCTGTGGTGGTTATATCCCCATGATCTCCGGGCGTGGCCTGGGACATACCGGCGGTACGCTCGACAAACTGGAAGCCATCCCGGGCTTCGATATCTTCCCGGATGACCATCGCTTCCGCGACATTATTAAAGACGTTGGTGTGGCGATTATCGGCCAGACCAGCTCTCTTGCTCCTGCCGACAAGCGCTTCTACGCGACCCGCGATATCACCGCGACCGTTGACTCTATTCCCCTGATTACCGCCTCTATCCTCGCCAAGAAACTGGCGGAAGGCCTGGATGCGCTGGTCATGGATGTGAAAGTGGGCAGCGGCGCCTTTATGCCGACCTATGAACTTTCCGCGGCGCTGGCAGAAGCCATTGTGGGCGTCTCCAACGGTGCGGGCGTGCGTACTACCGCCCTGCTGACGGACATGAACCAGGTGCTGGCGTCCAGCGCAGGCAACGCCGTGGAAGTGCGTGAAGCCGTGCAGTTCCTCACCGGTGAATACCGGAACCCGCGTCTGCTCGATGTCACCATGGCCCTGTGCGTGGAGATGCTGATCTCCGGCAAGCTCGCCAGCGATGATGCCGACGCACGCGCCAAACTTCAGGCGGTGCTGGATAACGGCAAAGCGGCAGAGATCTTCGGCCGCATGGTAGCGGCGCAGAAAGGCCCGACCGACTTCGTGGAACACTACGCGAAATACCTGCCAACGGCGACGCTCAGCAAAGCGGTCTACGCCGATACCGAAGGCTTTGTCTCGGCGATGGATACGCGCGCGCTCGGCATGGCGGTCGTGTCGATGGGCGGCGGTCGTCGTCAGGCCTCGGACACCATTGATTACAGCGTCGGCTTTACCGATATGGCGCGTCTGGGTGACAGCGTTGATGGTCAACGTCCGCTGGCCGTGATCCACGCGAAAGATGAAGCCAGCTGGCAGGAAGCGGCAAAGGCGGTGAAAGCGGCCATTACGCTTGATGATAAAGCACCGCAAAGCACACCGACTGTCTATCGCCGTATCACCGAATAG